One genomic window of Etheostoma spectabile isolate EspeVRDwgs_2016 chromosome 5, UIUC_Espe_1.0, whole genome shotgun sequence includes the following:
- the fgf17 gene encoding fibroblast growth factor 17 isoform X1 — MYGINQRCVYISFHFFVLWCHAQGENHPSPNFNQYVRTQGAVTDQLSRRQVRVYQLYSRTSGKHVQIQGKRVTATAEDGNMYARLFVETDTFGSRLRIRGAESGRYLCMNRKGKLVGKSNGRSRDCIFTEIVLENNYTAFQNAKYEGWYVAFTRKGRPIKASRTRENQREVHFIKRLHTGPPPFPNTDQSKHFEFIRFPAIRRAKRNRKSHTSS; from the exons ATGTATGGAATAAACCAGCGCTGCGTTTACAT atcatttcattttttcgTGCTGTGGTGCCATGCTCAG GGGGAGAATCACCCGTCTCCTAATTTTAACCAGTATGTGAGGACGCAGGGCGCAGTGACGGACCAGCTCAGCCGCAGACAGGTCAGGGTTTACCAGCTCTACAGCCGCACCAGCGGGAAACACGTCCAGATTCAGGGCAAAAGGGTCACCGCCACAGCTGAGGATGGGAATATGTACG CTCGTCTTTTTGTCGAGACAGATACCTTTGGCAGTCGATTGAGAATTAGAGGTGCGGAAAGTGGACGCTACCTCTGTATGAACCGGAAGGGGAAACTTGTTGGAAAG TCCAATGGCCGGAGCAGGGATTGTATCTTTACAGAGATCGTACTGGAGAACAATTACACCGCCTTCCAGAATGCCAAGTATGAAGGCTGGTATGTGGCTTTTACCAGGAAAGGGAGGCCCATCAAAGCCTCCAGGACGAGGGAGAACCAGAGGGAGGTCCATTTCATCAAGAGGCTACACACGGGCCCGCCTCCCTTCCCCAACACGGACCAAAGCAAACACTTTGAGTTCATCCGATTTCCGGCCATACGTCGAGCGAAGCGGAACAGGAAATCACATACCTCTTCCTAA
- the fgf17 gene encoding fibroblast growth factor 17 isoform X2: protein MYGINQRCVYISFHFFVLWCHAQYVRTQGAVTDQLSRRQVRVYQLYSRTSGKHVQIQGKRVTATAEDGNMYARLFVETDTFGSRLRIRGAESGRYLCMNRKGKLVGKSNGRSRDCIFTEIVLENNYTAFQNAKYEGWYVAFTRKGRPIKASRTRENQREVHFIKRLHTGPPPFPNTDQSKHFEFIRFPAIRRAKRNRKSHTSS from the exons ATGTATGGAATAAACCAGCGCTGCGTTTACAT atcatttcattttttcgTGCTGTGGTGCCATGCTCAG TATGTGAGGACGCAGGGCGCAGTGACGGACCAGCTCAGCCGCAGACAGGTCAGGGTTTACCAGCTCTACAGCCGCACCAGCGGGAAACACGTCCAGATTCAGGGCAAAAGGGTCACCGCCACAGCTGAGGATGGGAATATGTACG CTCGTCTTTTTGTCGAGACAGATACCTTTGGCAGTCGATTGAGAATTAGAGGTGCGGAAAGTGGACGCTACCTCTGTATGAACCGGAAGGGGAAACTTGTTGGAAAG TCCAATGGCCGGAGCAGGGATTGTATCTTTACAGAGATCGTACTGGAGAACAATTACACCGCCTTCCAGAATGCCAAGTATGAAGGCTGGTATGTGGCTTTTACCAGGAAAGGGAGGCCCATCAAAGCCTCCAGGACGAGGGAGAACCAGAGGGAGGTCCATTTCATCAAGAGGCTACACACGGGCCCGCCTCCCTTCCCCAACACGGACCAAAGCAAACACTTTGAGTTCATCCGATTTCCGGCCATACGTCGAGCGAAGCGGAACAGGAAATCACATACCTCTTCCTAA